A section of the Metabacillus endolithicus genome encodes:
- a CDS encoding class I SAM-dependent rRNA methyltransferase, which translates to MKKTVKLQIKSNFVNQFRSGYPLINKEAIKNINALKEEGTILDLFDENNHFLAKGYYGIQNKGRGWILTNNQHEVIDQSFFENKLNIAINARLSFYQDENTTAFRIFNGEGDGIGGLTIDHYDGYYVITWYSEGIYHFKKDIMEALKKIVDFKGVYEKKRFDVKGTYIEDDDFVIGERANFPLIVKENGIKFAVYLNDGAMVGVFLDQKDVRKAIRDKYAKGKHVLNTFSYTGAFSVAAALGGAVKTTSVDLANRSKAKTIEQFSVNEIDYEAQDIIVEDVFNFFKYAVRKKLNYDMVILDPPSFARSKKHTFSAGKDYPDLLKQAIQITSKKGIIVASSNCSTFSMKKFKSFIDKAFKESREAYTILEEFSLPADFKTRPEFKEGNYLKVVILSKN; encoded by the coding sequence ATGAAAAAAACAGTAAAACTCCAAATAAAATCTAACTTTGTTAATCAATTTCGATCAGGATATCCATTAATCAATAAAGAAGCCATCAAAAATATAAATGCTTTAAAAGAAGAGGGAACAATTCTCGATTTGTTTGATGAAAACAATCATTTCCTAGCTAAAGGATACTATGGGATACAAAACAAAGGTAGAGGATGGATTTTAACGAATAACCAACATGAAGTGATTGATCAATCCTTTTTTGAGAATAAATTAAACATAGCTATAAATGCCCGCTTGTCATTTTATCAAGATGAAAATACAACAGCTTTTCGGATTTTTAATGGTGAAGGTGATGGAATTGGTGGATTAACGATTGATCATTATGATGGTTATTATGTAATCACCTGGTATAGTGAAGGAATTTATCACTTTAAAAAAGACATAATGGAAGCCCTGAAAAAAATTGTGGATTTCAAAGGTGTTTATGAAAAGAAGAGATTTGATGTTAAAGGAACATATATTGAGGATGACGACTTTGTCATTGGAGAAAGAGCAAATTTCCCTCTTATTGTGAAAGAAAATGGTATTAAATTTGCCGTTTATTTGAATGATGGCGCAATGGTTGGTGTGTTTTTGGATCAGAAAGATGTCCGAAAAGCCATACGTGACAAGTATGCAAAAGGGAAGCATGTATTAAATACCTTTTCTTATACAGGGGCTTTTTCTGTTGCTGCTGCACTCGGAGGCGCAGTTAAAACAACAAGTGTTGACCTTGCTAACCGAAGCAAAGCAAAAACAATAGAACAATTCAGTGTAAATGAAATTGATTATGAGGCACAAGATATTATAGTAGAGGATGTATTTAACTTCTTTAAATATGCTGTTAGAAAGAAGTTGAATTACGATATGGTCATACTAGATCCTCCAAGCTTTGCCCGCTCTAAAAAACATACATTTAGTGCTGGAAAGGATTATCCTGATTTATTAAAGCAAGCAATCCAAATTACCTCTAAAAAGGGGATTATCGTGGCTTCATCCAATTGCAGTACATTTAGTATGAAGAAATTTAAAAGTTTTATTGATAAGGCTTTTAAAGAAAGTAGAGAAGCGTACACGATTCTTGAGGAATTTAGTTTACCAGCTGATTTTAAAACGCGTCCAGAATTTAAAGAAGGAAATTACTTAAAAGTAGTTATTTTAAGTAAGAATTAA
- a CDS encoding DEAD/DEAH box helicase, with the protein MTLENFLQELEPFIQSNWSKAEFENPTAIQLKAVPQILEGNDVIAESPTGTGKTLAYVLPLLNKIDVNRKAAQVVILAPSRELVMQIFDEVKKWSEGSGMTSASFIGGANIKRQVDKLKKSPQIILGTPGRIYELIKMKKLKMHEVKAIVLDEGDQLLIPENKKTIQDIVKTTLNERQVVLFSATLNESTESKARDLMKKDPEIIKVGKEEVPTGKVDHVYLVCEQRDKALILEKLVKNIPMKALGFVKDIGNLSVLGEKLDYKGVDVHLLHSDTKKEEREAALKSLRTEKQGLLLATDVAARGLDIAELTHVIHYDLPSTSSQYVHRSGRTGRQGASGTVVSIVTEREERELKKLAKELNITVRKNELFRGELAEV; encoded by the coding sequence ATGACACTAGAGAATTTTTTACAAGAGCTTGAGCCATTTATTCAATCGAATTGGTCAAAAGCAGAATTTGAGAATCCTACGGCGATTCAACTTAAAGCCGTTCCACAAATACTTGAAGGAAACGACGTGATTGCCGAATCCCCAACTGGAACAGGGAAAACATTAGCGTACGTGCTACCATTATTAAATAAAATTGATGTGAATAGAAAAGCGGCACAAGTTGTTATCCTAGCTCCTTCAAGAGAGCTTGTTATGCAAATTTTTGATGAAGTAAAGAAATGGTCAGAAGGCAGTGGAATGACAAGTGCTTCCTTTATTGGAGGAGCAAATATAAAAAGACAGGTAGATAAGCTAAAAAAGAGTCCCCAAATCATCCTTGGGACCCCAGGAAGAATTTATGAATTAATTAAAATGAAAAAATTGAAAATGCATGAAGTAAAGGCAATTGTTCTTGATGAAGGAGATCAGCTTTTAATTCCTGAAAACAAAAAAACAATACAAGATATTGTGAAAACAACTCTTAATGAAAGACAAGTAGTACTTTTTTCAGCCACTTTAAATGAAAGTACAGAATCGAAAGCAAGAGATCTGATGAAGAAGGATCCTGAGATTATAAAGGTTGGAAAGGAAGAAGTACCAACTGGAAAAGTTGATCATGTTTACCTTGTTTGTGAACAAAGAGATAAGGCACTCATACTGGAAAAGCTAGTGAAGAATATTCCTATGAAAGCATTAGGATTTGTAAAGGATATTGGTAATCTAAGTGTATTAGGTGAGAAACTCGACTATAAAGGAGTGGATGTTCATCTTTTGCATAGTGACACTAAAAAAGAGGAGAGAGAAGCTGCCTTAAAAAGTCTTCGAACTGAAAAGCAAGGCCTTTTACTTGCAACAGATGTTGCTGCAAGAGGTTTAGATATCGCAGAACTTACACATGTTATTCATTATGATTTGCCATCTACAAGCTCTCAATATGTGCATAGATCTGGAAGAACAGGAAGACAAGGGGCTTCAGGAACTGTTGTTTCGATCGTGACAGAACGGGAAGAAAGGGAGTTAAAGAAGCTGGCAAAGGAGTTAAACATTACTGTAAGAAAGAATGAGCTATTTCGAGGAGAATTAGCTGAAGTATAA
- a CDS encoding Gfo/Idh/MocA family protein, translated as MSDLKIGIIGVGGIAQGRHIPAFQGFEDCVISAVSDVNKDRAQEAAEKFNIKMIFENYQDMFQHVDAVVICTPNKFHAEITIAALEAGVHVLCEKPMALTAEECEAMLEASKRTNKVLAIAYHYRFMKNSQAAKKMMRDVGTPLVTRVRALRRRKVPGWGVFTNKSLQGGGSLIDYGCHLLDLAIWLMGSPKYVEVNGSTYNALSKQPNSVNQWGSFDHETFNVDDHVTAYIKFENGASLLLETSWAANILDDEEHVSISGVDGGLSVFPLEFYAAKDDMLINSQAAWISGEDDPGLSQARNFLDACLGKAELVVKPEEALQVSQIIDEIYQSAESK; from the coding sequence ATGAGTGATCTGAAAATTGGAATCATCGGAGTCGGTGGTATTGCACAAGGCCGACATATCCCAGCTTTTCAAGGCTTTGAGGATTGTGTAATATCAGCTGTAAGTGACGTTAATAAAGACAGAGCACAAGAAGCAGCTGAGAAATTTAATATAAAGATGATTTTTGAAAACTATCAGGATATGTTTCAACATGTTGATGCTGTCGTTATTTGTACACCGAATAAATTTCACGCAGAAATTACGATTGCAGCATTAGAAGCAGGAGTACATGTTCTATGTGAAAAGCCAATGGCACTTACAGCAGAAGAATGTGAAGCAATGCTTGAAGCTTCAAAACGTACAAATAAAGTATTAGCAATTGCCTATCATTATCGTTTTATGAAAAATTCACAAGCAGCAAAGAAAATGATGAGAGATGTTGGTACTCCACTTGTAACAAGAGTAAGAGCTTTGAGACGAAGAAAGGTGCCTGGCTGGGGAGTGTTTACAAATAAATCACTCCAAGGTGGAGGCAGCTTAATTGACTATGGATGTCACCTGCTAGATTTGGCTATTTGGTTAATGGGAAGTCCAAAGTATGTTGAGGTAAATGGCAGTACGTACAATGCATTAAGTAAACAACCTAATTCAGTTAATCAGTGGGGCAGCTTTGACCATGAAACATTTAATGTAGACGACCATGTCACAGCATACATTAAGTTTGAAAATGGGGCGTCTTTATTATTAGAAACATCGTGGGCTGCAAATATATTGGATGATGAAGAGCACGTAAGTATATCTGGCGTTGATGGTGGATTAAGTGTTTTCCCTCTGGAGTTTTATGCGGCAAAAGATGACATGCTTATAAACAGTCAAGCTGCATGGATTTCTGGTGAGGATGATCCCGGTCTATCTCAGGCTAGGAACTTTCTTGATGCTTGTCTAGGAAAAGCTGAGCTTGTTGTAAAGCCAGAAGAAGCATTGCAGGTTTCTCAAATTATTGATGAAATCTATCAATCAGCAGAGTCAAAATAA
- a CDS encoding sugar phosphate isomerase/epimerase family protein produces MKLGVFTVLFNDKSFEEMLDRVKASGLQAVEIGTGGYPGGSHCDLDALLESEEKRNEYLGKIQERDLVISAFSCHGNPISPDKEFAQDSQETLKKTIKLASLMNVPVVNTFSGTAGDHEGAKFPNWPVTPWPNEYGDVLKWQWEEKLIPYWKEVGQYAQEHNVKIGLELHGGFLVHTPYTMLKLREATCDAIGANLDPSHLWWQGIDPVAAIKILGKANAIHHFHAKDTYIDQDNVNMYGLTDMQPYGEVQTRAWTFRSVGCGHSLTEWNDIMSALRTYGYDYVVSIEHEDPIMSIDEGFERAVTNLKSVLINEQPSQMWWV; encoded by the coding sequence ATGAAATTAGGTGTATTTACTGTTCTTTTTAATGATAAATCTTTTGAGGAAATGTTAGATCGAGTAAAAGCTTCCGGTTTGCAGGCAGTTGAAATTGGAACTGGTGGTTATCCAGGTGGATCTCATTGTGATTTGGATGCTTTACTTGAGAGTGAAGAAAAACGTAATGAGTACTTAGGAAAAATACAAGAGCGGGATTTAGTTATTAGTGCATTCAGTTGTCATGGTAATCCAATTTCACCTGATAAGGAATTTGCTCAAGATTCTCAAGAAACACTAAAGAAAACAATCAAACTTGCATCGTTAATGAATGTACCTGTTGTTAATACATTTTCAGGAACTGCTGGTGACCATGAGGGAGCAAAATTTCCGAACTGGCCAGTTACTCCTTGGCCAAATGAATATGGCGATGTGTTAAAGTGGCAATGGGAAGAGAAGTTAATTCCATACTGGAAAGAAGTAGGACAGTATGCGCAAGAACATAACGTTAAAATCGGTTTAGAGCTACATGGTGGATTTTTAGTACATACACCATATACAATGCTAAAACTTCGTGAAGCAACATGTGATGCAATTGGTGCGAACCTAGATCCAAGTCATCTTTGGTGGCAAGGAATTGATCCGGTTGCAGCGATTAAAATTTTAGGTAAAGCTAATGCAATTCATCATTTCCATGCAAAAGATACTTATATTGACCAAGATAATGTCAATATGTATGGATTAACAGATATGCAGCCATATGGTGAAGTTCAAACAAGAGCCTGGACGTTCAGATCTGTTGGCTGTGGTCACAGCCTAACAGAATGGAATGACATAATGAGTGCTCTACGTACTTATGGATATGACTATGTTGTAAGTATTGAACATGAAGATCCAATCATGTCTATAGATGAAGGCTTTGAGCGTGCTGTTACTAATTTAAAATCGGTCTTAATTAATGAGCAGCCATCACAAATGTGGTGGGTATAA
- a CDS encoding peptidoglycan-binding domain-containing protein, whose protein sequence is MFIEDVSEALRNFNGAAPPNEQTETPPTPVVKGTSVTLPIGEGDAGSFVRDIQQQLIRAGYRLPRFGADGIYGEETENAVMRFQRNFNLAVDGLVGPNTLSKLQQVNQQRISAPDFPLPSGILRRGSEGEGVRQVQRALKQINFDPGPIDGIYGPRTEDAVRRFQLMYAALADDGIYGPNTRKYIRMELED, encoded by the coding sequence ATGTTTATTGAAGATGTATCCGAAGCACTTAGAAACTTTAATGGTGCAGCACCACCAAACGAACAAACTGAGACACCTCCTACTCCAGTGGTAAAAGGAACATCCGTTACCTTACCAATTGGTGAAGGTGATGCTGGCTCATTTGTTAGAGATATTCAACAACAATTAATCAGAGCGGGTTACCGTTTACCACGTTTCGGAGCAGATGGAATTTATGGTGAGGAAACAGAAAATGCAGTCATGAGATTTCAAAGAAATTTCAACTTAGCTGTTGATGGATTAGTCGGACCAAATACACTGTCTAAATTACAACAAGTAAATCAACAAAGAATTTCTGCACCTGATTTCCCTCTACCATCAGGAATTCTTCGACGTGGAAGTGAAGGAGAAGGAGTTAGGCAAGTACAACGTGCATTAAAGCAAATCAACTTTGATCCAGGTCCAATTGATGGTATATATGGTCCTAGAACAGAAGATGCAGTAAGAAGATTTCAATTAATGTATGCCGCTCTTGCCGATGATGGAATATACGGTCCAAACACAAGAAAATATATACGCATGGAATTAGAAGATTAG